From Sceloporus undulatus isolate JIND9_A2432 ecotype Alabama chromosome 6, SceUnd_v1.1, whole genome shotgun sequence, one genomic window encodes:
- the ZNF668 gene encoding zinc finger protein 668 isoform X3, translating into MAEAEEEEFGVEVKLEEEEEEEEEDTGYIQSGRRYKCLTCNKTFPSVPRVLRHLKSHGANTGDGLASKLTCTSCRKEFPDRGQLRKHQLSHQTERPYQCQLCAKAYKTAPELRNHGRSHSGEKPFVCHECGKAFMQPVCLRVHMARHTGDLPFCCQQCHKGYGTLSKLKIHQRSHTGEKPYSCGECGKRFADPSVFRKHRRTHAGLRPYQCEVCHKTYAELKDLKNHERSHTGERPFLCQDCGKAFSRSSSLACHQRIHAAHKPYRCTLCSKGFTQLSSFQSHQRTHSGEKPFLCPQCGRMFSDPSSFRRHQRAHQGLKPYACDKCGKAFRQPADLAMHQRIHTGERPHKCSQCDKSFVASWDLKRHLLVHSGQRPHQCGECGKSFAERASLTKHYRVHSGERPFKCGRCGKAFVVSSSLRKHERTHGNENNGEKPTPLSQPQDPPEGSDQSTIIVATVVPACGECGEAFPSNQELRRHERLLHPGLRPFPCPECGKGFSDRAGLRKHERIHSGVRPHACPHCSKAFLGASDLRKHLKTHTALENRASDDTVVTATITTYEPLLSAHIHHHPHDDEAEVDKEPPSDCLPEALTEPS; encoded by the coding sequence ATGgctgaggcagaggaagaagagttTGGTGTGGAGGTGAAgctagaagaagaggaggaggaagaggaagaggatacTGGCTACATCCAGTCAGGCCGGCGGTATAAGTGTCTGACATGTAACAAGACCTTTCCAAGTGTCCCCCGAGTGTTGCGTCACTTGAAGTCGCACGGGGCCAATACTGGTGATGGCTTGGCTAGCAAACTTACATGTACCAGCTGTAGGAAAGAATTTCCAGACCGTGGTCAGCTCCGCAAGCACCAGCTGAGCCACCAGACAGAACGCCCCTACCAGTGCCAACTGTGTGCCAAGGCCTACAAAACAGCCCCCGAGCTGCGGAACCACGGACGCAGCCACAGTGGAGAGAAGCCATTTGTGTGTCACGAGTGTGGCAAGGCCTTCATGCAGCCCGTCTGCCTCCGAGTTCACATGGCCCGGCACACGGGAGACCTGCCCTTCTGTTGCCAGCAGTGTCACAAAGGATATGGCACCCTCTCCAAGCTGAAGATACACCAGCGCTcccacactggggagaagcccTACTCCTGTGGTGAGTGTGGCAAGCGCTTTGCTGACCCTTCAGTCTTCCGGAAGCACCGTCGTACCCACGCCGGTCTGCGTCCTTACCAATGCGAGGTTTGCCACAAGACCTATGCCGAGCTCAAAGATCTGAAGAACCATGAGCGCTCTCACACTGGTGAAAGGCCTTTTCTATGTCAGGATTGTGGGAAGGCCTTCTCCCGTTCCTCTTCCCTTGCCTGCCACCAGCGCATCCATGCCGCCCACAAGCCCTATCGTTGCACCCTATGTAGCAAAGGCTTCACCCAGCTTTCCTCCTTCCAGAGTCATCAGCGCACCCACTCAGGGGAGAAGCCTTTCCTCTGCCCGCAGTGTGGGCGCATGTTCAGCGACCCCTCCAGTTTCCGTCGACACCAGCGGGCACACCAGGGCCTCAAGCCCTATGCTTGCGACAAGTGTGGCAAGGCCTTCCGTCAGCCAGCCGACCTGGCCATGCACCAGCGCATCCACACAGGCGAACGGCCCCACAAGTGCTCCCAGTGCGATAAGAGCTTTGTGGCCTCATGGGATCTCAAGCGCCATCTGCTTGTGCACTCGGGGCAGCGCCCTCACCAGTGCGGGGAGTGTGGCAAGAGCTTTGCCGAGCGGGCCAGCCTCACCAAGCACTACCGCGTCCACTCTGGTGAGCGGCCCTTCAAATGTGGCCGTTGCGGCAAGGCCTTCGTGGTCTCCTCCAGCCTCAGGAAACATGAGCGCACCCATGGCAATGAGAATAATGGTGAGAAGCCCACACCCCTCAGCCAACCCCAAGACCCCCCTGAGGGCAGTGATCAGTCAACCATTATTGTGGCCACTGTGGTGCCTGCTTGTGGAGAGTGTGGGGAGGCATTTCCCTCCAACCAAGAGCTGCGCCGCCATGAGCGCCTGCTCCATCCTGGCCTGCGTCCTTTTCCATGCCCAGAATGTGGCAAAGGTTTCTCCGACCGAGCTGGGCTGCGTAAACATGAGCGGATCCATTCGGGGGTCCGGCCCCATGCCTGCCCTCACTGCTCTAAAGCCTTCCTGGGTGCGTCTGACCTGCGCAAGCACCTCAAGACCCACACAGCCTTAGAAAACAGGGCTTCTGATGATACTGTGGTGACGGCCACTATCACAACCTATGAGCCACTCCTCTCTGCACACATCCACCACCATCCTCATGACGATGAAGCGGAGGTTGACAAGGAGCCTCCATCAGACTGTCTCCCCGAAGCTCTTACTGAACCATCTTAA
- the ZNF668 gene encoding zinc finger protein 668 isoform X1 produces the protein MELQKNKKKKAHRQRKEQAVPSPKMAEAEEEEFGVEVKLEEEEEEEEEDTGYIQSGRRYKCLTCNKTFPSVPRVLRHLKSHGANTGDGLASKLTCTSCRKEFPDRGQLRKHQLSHQTERPYQCQLCAKAYKTAPELRNHGRSHSGEKPFVCHECGKAFMQPVCLRVHMARHTGDLPFCCQQCHKGYGTLSKLKIHQRSHTGEKPYSCGECGKRFADPSVFRKHRRTHAGLRPYQCEVCHKTYAELKDLKNHERSHTGERPFLCQDCGKAFSRSSSLACHQRIHAAHKPYRCTLCSKGFTQLSSFQSHQRTHSGEKPFLCPQCGRMFSDPSSFRRHQRAHQGLKPYACDKCGKAFRQPADLAMHQRIHTGERPHKCSQCDKSFVASWDLKRHLLVHSGQRPHQCGECGKSFAERASLTKHYRVHSGERPFKCGRCGKAFVVSSSLRKHERTHGNENNGEKPTPLSQPQDPPEGSDQSTIIVATVVPACGECGEAFPSNQELRRHERLLHPGLRPFPCPECGKGFSDRAGLRKHERIHSGVRPHACPHCSKAFLGASDLRKHLKTHTALENRASDDTVVTATITTYEPLLSAHIHHHPHDDEAEVDKEPPSDCLPEALTEPS, from the coding sequence GCAGTACCCTCTCCCAAGATGgctgaggcagaggaagaagagttTGGTGTGGAGGTGAAgctagaagaagaggaggaggaagaggaagaggatacTGGCTACATCCAGTCAGGCCGGCGGTATAAGTGTCTGACATGTAACAAGACCTTTCCAAGTGTCCCCCGAGTGTTGCGTCACTTGAAGTCGCACGGGGCCAATACTGGTGATGGCTTGGCTAGCAAACTTACATGTACCAGCTGTAGGAAAGAATTTCCAGACCGTGGTCAGCTCCGCAAGCACCAGCTGAGCCACCAGACAGAACGCCCCTACCAGTGCCAACTGTGTGCCAAGGCCTACAAAACAGCCCCCGAGCTGCGGAACCACGGACGCAGCCACAGTGGAGAGAAGCCATTTGTGTGTCACGAGTGTGGCAAGGCCTTCATGCAGCCCGTCTGCCTCCGAGTTCACATGGCCCGGCACACGGGAGACCTGCCCTTCTGTTGCCAGCAGTGTCACAAAGGATATGGCACCCTCTCCAAGCTGAAGATACACCAGCGCTcccacactggggagaagcccTACTCCTGTGGTGAGTGTGGCAAGCGCTTTGCTGACCCTTCAGTCTTCCGGAAGCACCGTCGTACCCACGCCGGTCTGCGTCCTTACCAATGCGAGGTTTGCCACAAGACCTATGCCGAGCTCAAAGATCTGAAGAACCATGAGCGCTCTCACACTGGTGAAAGGCCTTTTCTATGTCAGGATTGTGGGAAGGCCTTCTCCCGTTCCTCTTCCCTTGCCTGCCACCAGCGCATCCATGCCGCCCACAAGCCCTATCGTTGCACCCTATGTAGCAAAGGCTTCACCCAGCTTTCCTCCTTCCAGAGTCATCAGCGCACCCACTCAGGGGAGAAGCCTTTCCTCTGCCCGCAGTGTGGGCGCATGTTCAGCGACCCCTCCAGTTTCCGTCGACACCAGCGGGCACACCAGGGCCTCAAGCCCTATGCTTGCGACAAGTGTGGCAAGGCCTTCCGTCAGCCAGCCGACCTGGCCATGCACCAGCGCATCCACACAGGCGAACGGCCCCACAAGTGCTCCCAGTGCGATAAGAGCTTTGTGGCCTCATGGGATCTCAAGCGCCATCTGCTTGTGCACTCGGGGCAGCGCCCTCACCAGTGCGGGGAGTGTGGCAAGAGCTTTGCCGAGCGGGCCAGCCTCACCAAGCACTACCGCGTCCACTCTGGTGAGCGGCCCTTCAAATGTGGCCGTTGCGGCAAGGCCTTCGTGGTCTCCTCCAGCCTCAGGAAACATGAGCGCACCCATGGCAATGAGAATAATGGTGAGAAGCCCACACCCCTCAGCCAACCCCAAGACCCCCCTGAGGGCAGTGATCAGTCAACCATTATTGTGGCCACTGTGGTGCCTGCTTGTGGAGAGTGTGGGGAGGCATTTCCCTCCAACCAAGAGCTGCGCCGCCATGAGCGCCTGCTCCATCCTGGCCTGCGTCCTTTTCCATGCCCAGAATGTGGCAAAGGTTTCTCCGACCGAGCTGGGCTGCGTAAACATGAGCGGATCCATTCGGGGGTCCGGCCCCATGCCTGCCCTCACTGCTCTAAAGCCTTCCTGGGTGCGTCTGACCTGCGCAAGCACCTCAAGACCCACACAGCCTTAGAAAACAGGGCTTCTGATGATACTGTGGTGACGGCCACTATCACAACCTATGAGCCACTCCTCTCTGCACACATCCACCACCATCCTCATGACGATGAAGCGGAGGTTGACAAGGAGCCTCCATCAGACTGTCTCCCCGAAGCTCTTACTGAACCATCTTAA
- the ZNF668 gene encoding zinc finger protein 668 isoform X2: MAVPSPKMAEAEEEEFGVEVKLEEEEEEEEEDTGYIQSGRRYKCLTCNKTFPSVPRVLRHLKSHGANTGDGLASKLTCTSCRKEFPDRGQLRKHQLSHQTERPYQCQLCAKAYKTAPELRNHGRSHSGEKPFVCHECGKAFMQPVCLRVHMARHTGDLPFCCQQCHKGYGTLSKLKIHQRSHTGEKPYSCGECGKRFADPSVFRKHRRTHAGLRPYQCEVCHKTYAELKDLKNHERSHTGERPFLCQDCGKAFSRSSSLACHQRIHAAHKPYRCTLCSKGFTQLSSFQSHQRTHSGEKPFLCPQCGRMFSDPSSFRRHQRAHQGLKPYACDKCGKAFRQPADLAMHQRIHTGERPHKCSQCDKSFVASWDLKRHLLVHSGQRPHQCGECGKSFAERASLTKHYRVHSGERPFKCGRCGKAFVVSSSLRKHERTHGNENNGEKPTPLSQPQDPPEGSDQSTIIVATVVPACGECGEAFPSNQELRRHERLLHPGLRPFPCPECGKGFSDRAGLRKHERIHSGVRPHACPHCSKAFLGASDLRKHLKTHTALENRASDDTVVTATITTYEPLLSAHIHHHPHDDEAEVDKEPPSDCLPEALTEPS; this comes from the coding sequence GCAGTACCCTCTCCCAAGATGgctgaggcagaggaagaagagttTGGTGTGGAGGTGAAgctagaagaagaggaggaggaagaggaagaggatacTGGCTACATCCAGTCAGGCCGGCGGTATAAGTGTCTGACATGTAACAAGACCTTTCCAAGTGTCCCCCGAGTGTTGCGTCACTTGAAGTCGCACGGGGCCAATACTGGTGATGGCTTGGCTAGCAAACTTACATGTACCAGCTGTAGGAAAGAATTTCCAGACCGTGGTCAGCTCCGCAAGCACCAGCTGAGCCACCAGACAGAACGCCCCTACCAGTGCCAACTGTGTGCCAAGGCCTACAAAACAGCCCCCGAGCTGCGGAACCACGGACGCAGCCACAGTGGAGAGAAGCCATTTGTGTGTCACGAGTGTGGCAAGGCCTTCATGCAGCCCGTCTGCCTCCGAGTTCACATGGCCCGGCACACGGGAGACCTGCCCTTCTGTTGCCAGCAGTGTCACAAAGGATATGGCACCCTCTCCAAGCTGAAGATACACCAGCGCTcccacactggggagaagcccTACTCCTGTGGTGAGTGTGGCAAGCGCTTTGCTGACCCTTCAGTCTTCCGGAAGCACCGTCGTACCCACGCCGGTCTGCGTCCTTACCAATGCGAGGTTTGCCACAAGACCTATGCCGAGCTCAAAGATCTGAAGAACCATGAGCGCTCTCACACTGGTGAAAGGCCTTTTCTATGTCAGGATTGTGGGAAGGCCTTCTCCCGTTCCTCTTCCCTTGCCTGCCACCAGCGCATCCATGCCGCCCACAAGCCCTATCGTTGCACCCTATGTAGCAAAGGCTTCACCCAGCTTTCCTCCTTCCAGAGTCATCAGCGCACCCACTCAGGGGAGAAGCCTTTCCTCTGCCCGCAGTGTGGGCGCATGTTCAGCGACCCCTCCAGTTTCCGTCGACACCAGCGGGCACACCAGGGCCTCAAGCCCTATGCTTGCGACAAGTGTGGCAAGGCCTTCCGTCAGCCAGCCGACCTGGCCATGCACCAGCGCATCCACACAGGCGAACGGCCCCACAAGTGCTCCCAGTGCGATAAGAGCTTTGTGGCCTCATGGGATCTCAAGCGCCATCTGCTTGTGCACTCGGGGCAGCGCCCTCACCAGTGCGGGGAGTGTGGCAAGAGCTTTGCCGAGCGGGCCAGCCTCACCAAGCACTACCGCGTCCACTCTGGTGAGCGGCCCTTCAAATGTGGCCGTTGCGGCAAGGCCTTCGTGGTCTCCTCCAGCCTCAGGAAACATGAGCGCACCCATGGCAATGAGAATAATGGTGAGAAGCCCACACCCCTCAGCCAACCCCAAGACCCCCCTGAGGGCAGTGATCAGTCAACCATTATTGTGGCCACTGTGGTGCCTGCTTGTGGAGAGTGTGGGGAGGCATTTCCCTCCAACCAAGAGCTGCGCCGCCATGAGCGCCTGCTCCATCCTGGCCTGCGTCCTTTTCCATGCCCAGAATGTGGCAAAGGTTTCTCCGACCGAGCTGGGCTGCGTAAACATGAGCGGATCCATTCGGGGGTCCGGCCCCATGCCTGCCCTCACTGCTCTAAAGCCTTCCTGGGTGCGTCTGACCTGCGCAAGCACCTCAAGACCCACACAGCCTTAGAAAACAGGGCTTCTGATGATACTGTGGTGACGGCCACTATCACAACCTATGAGCCACTCCTCTCTGCACACATCCACCACCATCCTCATGACGATGAAGCGGAGGTTGACAAGGAGCCTCCATCAGACTGTCTCCCCGAAGCTCTTACTGAACCATCTTAA
- the STX4 gene encoding LOW QUALITY PROTEIN: syntaxin-4 (The sequence of the model RefSeq protein was modified relative to this genomic sequence to represent the inferred CDS: deleted 1 base in 1 codon) codes for MRDRTRELREKDDDSDSENAELEALVTRPGSGKFNDLSDPTDEFFMTTRGIREALRTLENKVKDLEKKQTTILATPLPEDSMKQDLQKLRDEIKELAKDIRTRLKKIEPKKDEEDENRNSINTRMKRTQHGILSQQFLDLINKCNSIQSEYRDRNLERIKRQLQITDNRMVSDEELDQMLESGQTEVFVSNIMKDTQVTKQALNEIETRHSEIVKLERSIQELHEMFMYLATEVELQGEMVDRIEKNILDSEDYVKKGQVHLHKAQENQKKARKKKFMIAICLLITVVIIIAIITISIMVG; via the exons AAGGATGATGATTCGGACAGTGAAAATGCAGAACTTGAGGCTCTGGTCACACGCCCTGGATCAGGGAAATTTAATGACCTTTCGGATCCCACTGATGAATTCTTCATGACG aCACGAGGCATTCGTGAAGCCTTAAGGACTCTGGAGAATAAAGTGAAAGATCTAGAGAAAAAGCAGACTACAATTTTGGCCACACCACTCCCAGAGGATA GCATGAAGCAAGACTTACAAAAGCTCCGTGATGAGATCAAAGAGTTGGCAAAAGACATCCGAACCCGCCTTAAGA aaattGAGCCAAAGAAGGATGAGGAAGATGAGAACAGAAACTCCATCAACACCCGCATGAAGAGAACCCAG CATGGCATCCTGTCCCAGCAGTTCTTGGATCTTATCAATAAGTGCAACTCCATACAATCTGAATACCGGGATCGGAATCTGGAGCGCATCAAGCGGCAACTGCAGATTA CTGACAACAGGATGGTGTCAGATGAGGAACTCGACCAGATGCTGGAGAGTGGTCAGACAGAAGTGTTTGTCTCCAAT ATCATGAAGGACACACAAGTGACAAAGCAGGCTCTGAATGAAATTGAAACGCGGCACAGTGAAATCGTTAAACTTGAGCGCAGCATCCAGGAGCTACATGAAATGTTCATGTACTTGGCCACAGAAGTGGAACTACAG GGAGAAATGGTTGACAGGATAGAGAAGAACATTCTTGATTCAGAGGACTACGTC AAAAAAGGGCAGGTACACCTTCATAAGGCACAGGAGAATCAGAAGAAAGCTCGCAAA AAGAAGTTCATGATTGCCATCTGCCTGCTGATCACAGTAGTTATCATCATTGCCATTATTACCATATCCATTATGGTTGGCTAG
- the LOC121933317 gene encoding perforin-1-like: MLKENPTSAAFVHLLFLLFYTHVSPQCQTATSDQCQDHKDFVPGYSLAGAGFDITKLERMKAKVLDMNHWEKADGTCTLCQNPLLEGKPLQRLPLAIADWEAKVTCRRNVRTSLLESGISVVQEAGSVVQNDWKVGLDVQLKPQANVQVALAGSHSKMADFSVQKSSQDKYTFVSHEISCSHYSFRIGHHWRLTEHFKLALKNLPNKYQHTTRLEYYQLIGTYGTHLITHLHLGGRMKDVTAMRVCESVLDEVTADEVKDCLSLEASASIGVDKAKMDASYKTCEELKKKRNFKGSFHKTYRERQTEIVGGSSHTDLLFSDGQNAEAFKEWLEGLKSLPDMLSYSLAPIHILVPKGNKREALQKAVSEYVKERALWRNCTHPCPPGTTRSPRDPCSCVCHSNGLTNSMCCSRKWGQGKLTVTIQRAHNLWGDHFTHTDAYVKVFYQGKQSQTSTIWNNNNPVWNVHLDFGIIQVLGESSKVKVQVWDEDNRYDDDLLGSCEKTLQAGKPQSEVCYFTHGNLNFQYHLICGNYLGGPYCLDYVPETPKYVGALLQRKGKADPVTPKAP; the protein is encoded by the exons ATGCTCAAAGAGAACCCTACCTCTGCTGCTTTTGtgcatcttctctttctcctcttttacaCCCACGTCTCTCCGCAATGCCAAACAGCCACATCTGATCAGTGCCAAGATCACAAGGATTTTGTGCCAGGCTACAGCTTGGCTGGTGCGGGGTTTGACATCACAAAGCTAGAGAGGATGAAGGCCAAAGTGTTGGATATGAATCATTGGGAGAAAGCAGATGGAACATGCACCTTGTGCCAAAATCCGTTACTGGAAGGGAAGCCACTCCAGAGGCTTCCTCTGGCCATTGCTGACTGGGAAGCTAAAGTTACATGTCGGAGGAATGTACGCACCTCTTTACTGGAGTCTGGCATTTCTGTGGTCCAGGAGGCAGGATCAGTTGTGCAAAATGATTGGAAGGTTGGGTTGGATGTGCAGTTGAAGCCACAGGCAAATGTTCAGGTGGCATTGGCAGGCTCACATTCCAAGATGGCGGATTTCAGTGTACAAAAGAGTTCACAGGACAAGTACACTTTTGTTAGCCATGAGATATCTTGCTCCCACTACAG TTTCCGCATTGGCCACCATTGGCGCCTCACTGAGCATTTCAAACTTGCCCTGAAGAATCTCCCAAATAAATACCAACATACCACCCGCCTGGAATATTACCAGCTGATTGGAACCTATGGGACTCATTTGATCACACACCTTCATTTGGGGGGGCGCATGAAGGATGTGACAGCGATGCGAGTGTGTGAGTCGGTGCTGGACGAGGTGACCGCTGATGAGGTCAAAGACTGCCTGAGTCTTGAGGCATCTGCCAGTATCGGTGTTGACAAAGCGAAGATGGATGCCTCCTACAAGACATGTGAAGAGCTGAAGAAGAAACGCAATTTCAAGGGCAGCTTCCACAAGACATATCGTGAGCGGCAGACAGAAATTGTGGGTGGCAGCAGTCACACTGACTTGCTCTTCTCTGATGGTCAGAATGCAGAGGCCTTCAAAGAGTGGTTGGAAGGGCTGAAGTCTCTGCCTGACATGCTCTCCTACTCTCTGGCACCCATCCATATCTTGGTGCCCAAGGGCAACAAGAGGGAAGCTTTGCAGAAGGCAGTGAGTGAGTATGTGAAAGAGAGAGCTTTGTGGAGGAACTGTACCCATCCTTGCCCGCCAGGAACTACCCGCAGCCCTCGGGACCCATGCTCCTGTGTGTGCCACAGCAATGGCCTCACCAACTCCATGTGCTGCTCAAGGAAATGGGGCCAAGGCAAGCTGACGGTGACAATTCAACGTGCCCACAACCTGTGGGGAGATCACTTCACCCATACCGATGCCTACGTTAAGGTGTTCTACCAAGGAAAGCAGAGTCAAACGTCTACCAtttggaacaacaacaacccagtatGGAACGTCCACTTGGATTTTGGGATCATTCAAGTCTTGGGGGAGAGTAGCAAGGTTAAAGTACAAGTCTGGGATGAAGACAATAGATACGATGATGATCTTTTGGGGTCATGTGAGAAAACGCTGCAGGCTGGGAAACCACAGAGTGAAGTCTGTTACTTTACACATGGGAACCTAAATTTCCAATACCACCTGATCTGTGGCAACTACCTAGGTGGACCCTACTGTTTGGATTATGTCCCTGAGACACCAAAATATGTGGGTGCCTTGCTACAACGTAAAGGCAAAGCAGATCCTGTAACACCAAAAGCCCCCTGA